A stretch of the Aspergillus puulaauensis MK2 DNA, chromosome 6, nearly complete sequence genome encodes the following:
- the NOB1 gene encoding rRNA-binding endoribonuclease (BUSCO:EOG092620U5;~COG:O;~EggNog:ENOG410PG29;~InterPro:IPR039907,IPR014881,IPR036283,IPR033411, IPR017117;~PFAM:PF08772,PF17146;~go_function: GO:0004521 - endoribonuclease activity [Evidence IEA];~go_process: GO:0000469 - cleavage involved in rRNA processing [Evidence IEA];~go_process: GO:0042274 - ribosomal small subunit biogenesis [Evidence IEA]) yields the protein MVEPATTKPVHTIVLDAGPILKNNPPLSTLLAQCEELVITPSVVAEIRDPDARQRVETLYFPFLKQRSPSPKSVALLAEFARKTGDRAVLSRTDIEVLALAYEVECERNGGDWRLRSVPGQKQVNGKPPVKVAEKEPEQAQEAAKTEEITEQPAIEQVTEDLKTTSLENKEQESTVETSETEAAVTEKSEQEDPEAKNQTGNEEDGDVSDGGEWITPSNLKKRQARDEAGSTTTAPEPKVMQVATMTTDFACQNVLLQMNLNLLSTTTLQRIKHLKSFVKRCHACFSTTKDMNKQFCPRCGGDTLTRVSCTTGANGQFKMHLKKNMQWNNRGNVFSVPKPVHGSSNGKWNGGGGKGGWGTELILAEDQKEYTRATAEQNRKLRRERDLMDDDYLPGILTGERNKQTGRIRVGAGRHVNSRKR from the exons ATGGTGGAACCTGCGACCACGAAACCCGTCCACACGATTGTCCTCGACGCCGGCCCCATTCTCAAGAATAACCCCCCACTTTCTACCCTACTGGCACAATGCGAGGAACTCGTTATCACGCCCTCGGTGGTTGCTGAAATTAGAGATCCCGATGCCCGTCAACGAGTTGAAACTTTATACTTTCCGTTCTTGAAACAACGCAGTCCGTCTCCGAAAAGCGTCGCTTTACTGGCCGAGTTTGCGAGGAAGACTGGCGACAGGGCAGTGCTGAGCAGAACCGATATTGAGGTCTTGGCTCTCGCATATGAAGTTGAGTGTGAGAGGAATGGCGGAGACTGGCGGCTACGTAGCGTCCCCGGTCAGAAACAAGTGAATGGCAAGCCTCCTGTGAAGGTGGCCGAAAAGGAACCGGAGCAGGCCCAGGAGGCCGCGAAGACGGAAGAGATCACGGAACAACCAGCCATCGAGCAGGTCACTGAAGATCTTAAAACTACGTCACTCGAAAACAAGGAACAGGAATCTACTGTTGAGACTTCGGAGACGGAAGCCGCCGTGACAGAAAAGAgcgagcaagaagatccCGAGGCCAAAAACCAAACTGgaaacgaggaagacggagaCGTTTCTGACGGCGGCGAGTGGATTACGCCATCAAACTTGAAAAAGCGACAGGCCCGCGATGAAGCCGGCTCAACAACCACTGCCCCAGAGCCCAAAGTGATGCAAGTTGCAACAATGACTACTGATTTTGCG TGTCAAAACGTTTTGCTGCAAATGAATCTAAACCTTCTGTCTACAACCACGCTGCAGAGGATCAAACATCTGAAGTCTTTTGTCAAACGCTGCCACGCATGTTTCTCAACTACCAAGGACATGAACAAACAGTTCTGTCCGCGCTGTGGTGGAGACACTCTCACTCGTGTATCATGCACCACCGGCGCCAATGGACAGTTCAAGATGCACCTGAAAAAGAATATGCAGTGGAATAATAGAGGAAACGTTTTTAGCGTTCCTAAGCCTGTCCATGGCAGCTCCAACGGAAAGTGGAACGGTGGCGGCGGCAAAGGCGGCTGGGGTACAGAGCTGATCCTTGCTGAAGACCAAAAGGAATATACCAGAGCTACGGCGGAGCAGAACCGCAAGCTTCGGAGAGAACGAGACTTGATGGATGATGACTACCTTCCCGGTATTCTCACTGGAGAAAGGAACAAGCAGACCGGCCGTATCAGGGTCGGAGCCGGAAGACACGTGAATTCCAGAAAGCGATGA
- a CDS encoding chromatin-binding protein RAD9 (COG:L;~EggNog:ENOG410PP8M;~InterPro:IPR036420,IPR001357,IPR013914;~PFAM:PF08605,PF18115,PF16589;~antiSMASH:Cluster_6.3), with protein MSSAEALPSDTQEISQSIIDKIIQQNKETGNNGLDSNIFDRNTLMSLQEGDSGHIDLLSGFDAAQIRAPNTDENENDDQSSSRLGDSSPLVYERDHFPESQRFVAKTPVTATMQHDVISTGSPLVSRNPLASDLESASGIMALSQVFKATQAPSSPLVNCLQSDLMSDRPSPNIPIQHQPLAPSLSSPFNTIAATFPRESSDTPLKYVTMKESQTNRNGLLKERMTRSADHIYEDQSDGEFDKEPSFVERQRRQRRIDEEAEVQFAMLSAPARQPSHIENRAGSRAGSLTGAPRRGSADESAAAIIEEQHGPTSELQTVGTSEEETEQEEELRKPTPQSQLPNSSTEEDKENCNDPSTVGLSNTESAHDRLSQALSLHESPLAPHKGSTKSLSDAQLHPQNEGLDDGPVDVIRSSPIYVVKDSQRSPGRDYVVQPEDELIESPSNRSQNRFHGFQLQNKSTTSHEQGRSFPAKEVDHRVSTQGSQQGNRQFEAAHAVNLSPTRPDIAGLTRSSNPSREDSTGPQTNFVRFRNSSAPSSIENGDRAPVHDSRGKSSSMPSRIAETPVHQQQRNSHDLQPFATIPETSPNHMNTEVWISDGNNDPADQEDDDLPPPLPRTFDRANQSQPLVSDSSSPIKPLFNSKILSSPSGRQRRALTEIAADASPQVGGSAFDVNINIMSADDHEFRSAVAMSPIPPRKKRRSNDGRNIPASDPIIPVTPRSKARLTPPREDEEMAVAPPPQPVGPVGQRQRTFPGRPKSSRRSDSFWDMEDSPKFKVSSKERSRIFARSFARERRSPPAPEPETKDVSQPIPAPVSAPAPASVPAPAPNPEEITPTPVPEAPSSAPIVEEAPADEGQQPSLDTTLVAPNQVLAPWRGQKRAYYPAACFGRPFGTPQDQYLVKFEDSAPVEVPLGTVKRLELRIGDAVKVDMPNVPKVTHIIRGFADSLSADELQSNGTATGAIPVTDVYGHLTVVLGPKQRKSLPSGGFSGPENAINVPISRIYLDTILWNQLKDRPYTYNSVSVSAENRPQTPSDRHLTPTSPSTRLSRSFRPSNGLFSGMVFAVSYGDKSETKHRVTKMILENDGRILEDGFNELFELPLNAPLTTPTKSPAPQSTGANGGLRLRPGAEEVGFACLIADKHSRRPKYMQALALSLPCLSDRWIEDCVAKGQVLDWEMYLLPSGESSYLNGATKSRILMPYPATKARLSETIAARPNLLNGQSVLLITGRTGKADEERRKAYIFLTYALGASKIERVPDIRSARAILDQKNCGEEPSSWDWVYIDDDDKAAKALTAGNAGSASLPSKKRRKSRLTEPVSGDDLSLNNDVRVVGNEFVCQSLILGRLVDQ; from the coding sequence ATGAGTTCTGCCGAAGCACTGCCTTCAGACACCCAGGAGATTTCTCAATCGATAATCGACAAAATTATCCAACAGAACAAAGAAACTGGCAACAATGGACTCGATAGTAATATTTTTGATCGGAATACACTCATGTCACTACAGGAGGGGGACAGTGGCCATATAGACCTGCTTTCTGGGTTCGATGCTGCTCAAATTCGCGCACCGAACACCgacgagaatgagaatgatgatCAGAGCAGCTCTAGACTGGGCGATTCATCTCCTCTTGTATACGAGCGTGATCATTTCCCAGAATCTCAAAGATTTGTTGCAAAGACCCCTGTGACAGCGACGATGCAGCATGATGTTATCTCTACGGGCTCTCCCCTCGTCTCTCGGAATCCTCTAGCATCGGATCTAGAATCTGCCAGCGGTATTATGGCTCTTAGCCAAGTGTTCAAAGCCACGCAGGcaccatcctctcctcttgTCAATTGCCTACAGTCAGATCTCATGTCGGACCGGCCCTCGCCGAATATCCCAATACAACACCAGCCACTTGCACCTTCCCTCTCGTCACCGTTCAATACCATCGCAGCAACTTTCCCACGCGAGTCATCGGACACGCCGTTGAAATATGTGACCATGAAAGAATCTCAAACCAACAGGAATGGCTTATTAAAAGAGAGAATGACCCGGTCTGCTGACCATATCTACGAAGATCAGAGTGATGGAGAGTTTGATAAGGAACCTAGCTTTGTTGAACGTCAGAGACGTCAGCGGAGAATCGATGAGGAGGCCGAGGTACAGTTTGCCATGCTCTCGGCGCCTGCGAGGCAACCAAGCCACATTGAGAATCGGGCAGGAAGTAGAGCCGGTTCGTTAACTGGGGCTCCTCGGCGAGGATCAGCGGATGAGTCTGCAGCAGCTATAATTGAAGAACAACATGGCCCTACTTCGGAGCTGCAGACTGTGGGGACGAGTGAAGAAGAGacagagcaggaagaagaattACGGAAGCCTACCCCACAATCTCAACTACCCAATTCGTCAACCGAGGAGGATAAGGAGAATTGTAATGATCCGTCTACTGTTGGCCTATCTAACACAGAAAGTGCTCACGACCGTCTTTCTCAGGCTCTCTCTCTACATGAGAGCCCGCTTGCTCCTCACAAAGGGTCTACTAAGTCATTATCAGATGCACAGTTGCATCCACAAAAcgagggcttggatgatgGTCCAGTTGATGTGATCAGATCATCACCAATATATGTGGTGAAAGATTCACAGCGCTCTCCTGGACGCGATTATGTGGTGCAGCCCGAAGATGAACTTATTGAGAGCCCGAGTAACCGAAGCCAAAATCGTTTCCATGGTTTTCAACTACAAAACAAATCCACAACTAGTCACGAACAAGGCCGCTCGTTCCCCGCCAAAGAGGTTGACCATCGAGTTTCCACCCAAGGGTCCCAACAAGGCAACAGGCAGTTTGAAGCCGCTCATGCCGTTAACCTTAGTCCGACTCGGCCAGATATTGCCGGCCTTACCAGGTCCTCCAATCCGTCCCGGGAAGACTCTACGGGTCCGCAGACCAACTTTGTCCGTTTTAGAAACTCATCGGCTCCAAGCAGCATTGAGAACGGAGACAGGGCACCGGTGCACGATTCTCGAGGCAAATCATCTTCAATGCCGTCCCGTATAGCCGAAACACCTGTgcatcagcagcagcgaaaCTCTCACGATTTGCAACCATTCGCTACTATCCCAGAGACAAGCCCAAATCACATGAATACTGAAGTTTGGATTAGTGATGGAAACAACGATCCTGCGGATcaagaggatgatgatctacctcctcccctcccaagAACATTCGATCGTGCCAATCAATCACAGCCGCTTGTGTCCGATAGTTCTTCTCCTATTAAACCTTTGTTCAATTCCAAAATCCTGTCAAGCCCAAGTGGAAGGCAGCGCAGGGCCTTAACCGAGATAGCGGCTGATGCTTCGCCCCAAGTTGGAGGTTCGGCATTCGATGTCAACATCAATATTATGAGTGCAGACGATCATGAATTCAGGTCTGCTGTCGCAATGTCGCCGATTCCACCACGCAAAAAACGACGGAGCAACGATGGTCGGAATATCCCGGCCTCAGACCCAATAATCCCAGTTACGCCCCGATCAAAAGCACGTTTAACTCCACCAcgagaggatgaagagatggCCGTGGCACCACCTCCACAACCAGTAGGTCCGGTAGGCCAGCGTCAGCGTACGTTTCCCGGACGGCCGAAATCTTCGAGACGATCCGATTCCTTCTGGGATATGGAAGACTCACCGAAATTTAAGGTTTCTAGTAAAGAAAGATCAAGAATATTTGCTCGTTCTTTCGCTCGAGAACGTCGGTCTCCACCTGCTCCAGAACCCGAGACGAAAGATGTCTCGCAACCTATTCCTGCTCCTGtttctgctcctgctcctgcttctgttcctgctcctgcCCCCAACCCGGAGGAAATCACTCCTACACCAGTTCCTGAGGCACCAAGCAGTGCACCGATCGTTGAGGAGGCACCCGCGGATGAAGGCCAACAACCTTCCCTTGATACCACTCTAGTAGCGCCAAACCAGGTTCTTGCACCATGGAGGGGCCAGAAGAGGGCGTACTATCCGGCAGCTTGCTTTGGACGCCCATTTGGAACCCCCCAGGATCAGTACTTGGTTAAGTTTGAAGACAGCGCACCAGTTGAGGTGCCACTAGGTACCGTTAAGAGGCTCGAACTGCGAATCGGCGATGCAGTGAAAGTGGATATGCCAAATGTTCCCAAAGTTACCCACATTATTAGGGGTTTCGCCGACAGTTTAAGTGCAGACGAGTTACAGTCAAATGGGACTGCAACGGGGGCCATTCCAGTCACCGACGTGTATGGCCACTTAACCGTTGTTTTAGGGCCGAAGCAACGCAAGAGTCTTCCGAGCGGAGGATTCTCAGGCCCGGAGAATGCTATCAACGTCCCCATCTCCCGAATATACCTGGACACCATACTGTGGAACCAACTCAAAGACCGGCCCTACACTTACAACTCTGTGTCTGTAAGCGCAGAGAATAGGCCTCAGACCCCTTCAGACCGGCACCTAACACCAACATCGCCGAGTACGCGGCTGTCCCGCAGCTTCCGTCCTTCAAATGGCTTGTTTTCTGGCATGGTATTTGCAGTTTCGTACGGTGACAAGAGCGAGACCAAGCACCGCGTAACGAAGATGATTCTAGAAAATGACGGGCGAATTTTAGAGGACGGGTTCAACGAATTATTCGAGTTACCATTGAACGCGCCGCTGACGACACCGACAAAATCACCAGCTCCGCAATCAACAGGCGCCAACGGTGGTCTCCGTCTTAGGCCTGGAGCCGAGGAAGTTGGATTCGCATGTTTGATAGCGGATAAACACTCTCGTCGCCCGAAATACATGCAGGCATTGGCTCTCAGCCTCCCGTGTCTCTCAGACCGCTGGATAGAAGATTGCGTTGCAAAAGGTCAGGTTTTGGATTGGGAGATGTATCTTCTGCCTTCAGGCGAATCATCGTACCTCAACGGAGCAACAAAGTCGAGAATTCTCATGCCCTACCCAGCCACAAAAGCTCGACTTTCTGAAACCATTGCAGCGCGGCCAAATCTTTTGAACGGCCAGTCTGTATTGCTCATTACGGGCCGTACTGGCAAGGCAGATGAGGAACGAAGGAAGGCTTATATCTTCCTAACATACGCCCTGGGCGCATCGAAAATCGAACGTGTTCCTGATATTCGGTCAGCTCGAGCCATCCTCGACCAGAAAAATTGCGGCGAGGAACCATCCAGTTGGGACTGGGTTTACATCGATGATGACGACAAGGCAGCAAAGGCCCTAACTGCAGGGAACGCTGGATCAGCATCGCTGCCGTCGAAGAAACGGAGAAAGTCCCGGCTTACTGAGCCGGTAAGTGGGGATGACCTGAGCTTAAACAACGACGTTCGGGTCGTAGGCAATGAGTTTGTTTGCCAGAGTTTAATTCTTGGCCGATTGGTTGATCAGTGA
- the sen2 gene encoding tRNA splicing endonuclease subunit SEN2 (BUSCO:EOG09262WXK;~COG:J;~EggNog:ENOG410PM9P;~InterPro:IPR011856,IPR006677,IPR006676,IPR016589, IPR036167;~PFAM:PF01974;~go_component: GO:0000214 - tRNA-intron endonuclease complex [Evidence IEA];~go_function: GO:0000213 - tRNA-intron endonuclease activity [Evidence IEA];~go_function: GO:0003676 - nucleic acid binding [Evidence IEA];~go_function: GO:0004518 - nuclease activity [Evidence IEA];~go_process: GO:0006388 - tRNA splicing, via endonucleolytic cleavage and ligation [Evidence IEA]) encodes MASQPQPNIAPSTQELAAPATSRPPRRQRPDYRHIHRFSLPLTVHPLPPLIPHNPLSIISVLLSYLTYFIAPPHNDIHSAYFDSNTSSVHVTDEKTVRALWEMGFFGKGSLSRSEPTWLDQEKKRRGLLGGVTSEEVTRQRRAERRELKLQRARSEKLIIEQRLQAETAAREGHTSPETQSGLPSGATNGTAVTAEKFSVKKAREAKLLEAQQLAKRDRETAGKAVRFSTTAEGNDSTVKQSENTIVDGGESTPETTVDNEEHLQISNEEAFFLVYGLGALHIFDKDRKTVLSPRSLLTRFCHHSYSPPRDMSLDLKTDDPFLISYVVYHHFRSLGWVVRSGVKFGVDYLLYNRGPVFSHAEFAVVVIPSYDHPYWSETENRRAECAGKQARSWWWFHCVNRVQAQVKKTLVVCYVEIPPPTQGLESDSADGLDIGALLTRYSVRDLVIRRWIPNRSRD; translated from the coding sequence ATGGCTTCCCAACCTCAACCTAATATCGCTCCCTCTACACAGGAGCTAGCTGCTCCTGCAACATCTCGGCCACCGAGACGCCAAAGGCCGGATTATAGGCACATTCACcgtttctctcttcctctcacTGTCCACCCACTTCCTCCTCTGATCCCACATAACCCACTCTCCATTATCAGTGTGCTACTTTCCTACCTTACATATTTCATTGCTCCGCCTCACAATGATATCCACTCCGCCTACTTCGACTCAAACACATCGTCGGTGCATGTTACCGATGAGAAGACTGTTCGAGCATTATGGGAAATGGGCTTCTTTGGGAAAGGAAGTCTAAGCCGAAGCGAGCCGACTTGGCTAGatcaagaaaaaaagcgGAGAGGACTCCTTGGTGGTGTGACAAGTGAAGAGGTCACCCGTCAGCGAAGAGCCGAGCGCCGTGAACTGAAACTCCAAAGAGCAAGGTCAGAGAAGTTGATCATCGAGCAAAGACTTCAGGCAGAAACCGCTGCAAGAGAAGGTCACACGAGTCCAGAAACTCAGTCTGGGCTGCCATCTGGTGCCACAAACGGCACTGCCGTAACTGCAGAGAAGTTCTCTGTAAAAAAGGCCAGAGAAGCCAAGTTGCTTGAAGCACAACAACTAGCGAAACGGGATAGGGAGACTGCTGGCAAAGCGGTCCGGTTTTCTACCACAGCCGAAGGAAATGACTCAACGGTGAAGCAGTCCGAAAATACGATAGTCGATGGGGGCGAGTCTACTCCGGAAACGACGGTAGATAACGAAGAACACCTCCAAATATCCAACGAGGAAGCATTCTTCCTTGTATACGGACTGGGAGCTTTACACATATTTGACAAGGATCGAAAAACAGTTCTGTCACCGCGTTCTCTACTTACACGGTTTTGTCACCATTCATACTCACCTCCTCGTGACATGTCCCTCGACCTGAAAACTGACGACCCTTTTCTTATTTCCTACGTCGTGTACCACCATTTTCGATCCCTGGGGTGGGTCGTCCGCTCCGGTGTAAAATTCGGAGTCGACTACCTACTATACAACCGTGGCCCAGTTTTCTCCCATGCCGAGTTCGCTGTCGTGGTTATTCCTTCATATGACCATCCATACTGGTCTGAAACCGAAAATCGCAGAGCCGAGTGTGCTGGTAAACAGGCACGTAGCTGGTGGTGGTTCCACTGCGTTAACCGTGTTCAGGcgcaggtgaagaagactcTTGTGGTGTGCTATGTAGAGATACCACCCCCAACGCAAGGACTGGAATCTGACTCGGCCGATGGCCTTGATATTGGAGCATTGCTTACTCGCTATTCCGTCAGAGACCTAGTAATCAGGCGCTGGATACCGAATCGCTCTCGAGACTAA
- a CDS encoding uncharacterized protein (COG:S;~EggNog:ENOG410PQIW;~TransMembrane:6 (o28-48i60-83o103-126i138-159o187-210i217-238o)), translated as MMESHFHLLLPRGGQKEVYLSARGTQGLVISIIFTILAVFFVLARVYTRAKLIKRVEANDWMIVIALVFSFIFMSFFIVEALNGMGMHRVDIPESILLKQMKAFWITIPFYNAALLCAKASILMQYFRVFPSKRMRHICWIMIALLATYGTWAVLSAFLNCVPVTRFWDPTVAGTCLSSKGLWFSNASMHIATDLAILVIPIPALAALELPKKQKVALISIFALGGFVCVTSVCRLVALKKISDSSDPTYDNVGAASWSAIECNVGIICACLPTLRPLVSRIIPQLLSSLTASRHPRTKSCSRGHIHEIHPQTFWGVAGMGGMGVSTTITTHVDDLEYGSCEGDADRLFAMKYGVGYGRTQARVYVGSDHDADGIEDVGIVKGTNAGDVARGAREVRGGEEEGKDGREGVIVRSHVRVGSSSSSSVPLAGRKSDGEGR; from the exons ATGATGGAATCCCATTTCCacttgcttcttcctcgcgggGGGCAAAAAGAAGTCTACCTATCTGCTCGTGGAACCCAGGGCTTGGTGATTAGTatcatcttcaccatcctcGCAGTCTTCTTTGTTCTTGCTCGGGTATATACTCGGGCCAAGCTAATTAAACGGGTGGAAGCCAATGACTGGATGATTGTTATTGCTTTG GTGTTTTCCTTCATTTTCATGTCATTTTTCATAGTTGAAGCGCTCAATGGAATGGGCATGCACCGAGTCGACATTCCCGAATCAATTCTGCTGAAGCAAATGAAG GCTTTCTGGATTACAATTCCCTTCTACAACGCCGCGTTACTGTGTGCAAAAGCATCCATCCTCATGCAGTACTTCCGCGTCTTCCCATCCAAACGCATGCGCCATATCTGCTGGATCATGATTGCTTTGCTTGCGACGTACGGCACATGGGCTGTCCTGAGTGCGTTCCTGAACTGCGTACCCGTGACACGGTTCTGGGACCCTACAGTTGCAGGAACCTGTCTCAGCTCGAAGGGCCTGTGGTTCTCGAACGCATCCATGCATATTGCGACTGATCTTGCTATCCTGGTTATCCCAATCCCAGCATTGGCTGCGCTTGAACTGccgaagaaacagaaagtAGCCCTCATTTCGATTTTTGCGCTAGGTGGATT CGTTTGCGTAACCAGCGTCTGCCGCCTAGTCGCCCTAAAGAAGATTTCAGACTCATCAGACCCAACCT ATGACAACGTCGGCGCCGCCTCCTGGTCCGCAATAGAATGCAACGTTGGCATAATCTGCGCCTGCCTGCCAACCCTGCGCCCGCTCGTCTCACGAATAATCCCGCaactcctctcctccctAACAGCAAGCCGCCACCCCAGAACCAAGAGCTGCTCCCGCGGCCACATCCACGAGATCCACCCGCAGACATTCTGGGGCGTTGCGGGGATGGGTGGCATGGGCGTGTCCACGACTATCACGACGCATGTCGACGACCTGGAGTATGGGTCTTGTGAGGGTGATGCGGATAGGCTTTTTGCGATGAAGTACGGGGTTGGGTATGGAAGGACGCAGGCGCGTGTTTATGTGGGAAGTGACCATGATGCGGATGGGATTGAGGATGTCGGTATCGTGAAGGGAACTAATGCTGGGGATGTTGCACGCGGTGCTCGGGAGGTAAGAgggggggaggaagaagggaaggatGGGCGCGAGGGTGTAATTGTTAGGTCCCATGTGAGGGTtggttcctcgtcgtcttcgtctgtACCTTTGGCAGGCAGGAAGAGTGATGGCGAGGGGAGGTAA
- a CDS encoding M18 family aminopeptidase (COG:E;~EggNog:ENOG410PH8N;~InterPro:IPR001948,IPR023358;~MEROPS:MER0001255;~PFAM:PF02127;~go_function: GO:0004177 - aminopeptidase activity [Evidence IEA];~go_function: GO:0008270 - zinc ion binding [Evidence IEA];~go_process: GO:0006508 - proteolysis [Evidence IEA]) — translation MTKKSVFNHQPSLAYRQYGQLPETLHFNYQPPTTVPPAHPSVNPASINPEDYSQSYCDFMTENPTIFHAVDSFAKQLEGKGYRFLSERELWTPKLERGGKYYTTRNGSSLIAFSVGSEYKSGNGLAIVAGHIDALTAKLKPVSKLPTKAGYTQLGVAPYAGGLGKTWWDRDLSIGGKVLVRNSSTGKIESKLVKLDWPIARIPSLAEHFGAPAQGPFNKETQMVPIIGVDNSDLYESTGKPATAAADEGIEPGTFAASQSPKLVKVISKELGITDHSSILSWELELYDSQPARLGGLEKDLIFAGRIDDKLCCYAAQEALIASSDDTSPASIKMVGFFDDEEIGSLLRQGARSNLISSVIERITQSFASSYGPDLLAQTVANSFLISSDVTHAVNPNFLNVYLENHSPRLNVGVSVSADSNGHMTTDSVSYGFVKRVAERTGSELQVFQIRNDSRSGGTIGPMTSAQIGIRAIDVGIPQLSMHSIRATTGSLDPGLGVKLFKGFFDHFEEVDKEFADF, via the coding sequence ATGACCAAGAAGAGTGTCTTTAACCACCAGCCCAGCTTGGCTTACCGCCAGTATGGGCAGCTGCCTGAAACCCTCCACTTCAACTACCAGCCCCCGACCACTGTCCCTCCTGCGCATCCCAGCGTAAACCCAGCGTCAATCAACCCCGAGGACTACTCACAGTCGTACTGCGATTTTATGACCGAGAACCCCACCATTTTCCACGCTGTCGACAGTTTCGCAAAGCAACTCGAAGGCAAGGGATACCGATTCCTTTCCGAGCGGGAACTATGGACGCCGAAGCTCGAACGTGGAGGAAAATACTATACAACACGGAATGGGAGCTCGCTCATCGCGTTCTCTGTTGGGTCTGAGTACAAGAGCGGTAACGGTCTCGCTATAGTCGCCGGCCATATCGATGCTCTCACGGCCAAGCTCAAGCCCGTCTCCAAGCTTCCCACCAAGGCTGGCTACACCCAACTGGGCGTTGCTCCTTATGCCGGCGGTTTAGGCAAGACATGGTGGGACCGTGATTTGTCCATTGGTGGAAAGGTTCTCGTCCGCAATTCCAGCACGGGCAAGATCGAATCCAAGCTTGTTAAGCTTGACTGGCCGATTGCACGCATTCCATCGCTCGCGGAACACTTTGGTGCCCCTGCGCAGGGACCTTTCAATAAGGAGACACAGATGGTGCCTATCATCGGAGTTGACAACTCTGATCTGTACGAATCCACTGGCAAGCCCGCCACCGCTGCGGCCGATGAGGGAATTGAGCCCGGCACGTTCGCCGCCTCGCAATCTCCCAAACTCGTCAAGGTGATCTCTAAAGAGCTTGGCATTACAGACCACAGCAGCATTCTCAGCTGGGAACTCGAGCTGTACGACAGCCAGCCTGCACGTCTCGGCGGTCTCGAAAAAGACCTCATCTTTGCTGGCCGTATCGACGACAAGCTTTGCTGCTATGCCGCACAGGAAGCCCTCATTGCGTCCTCGGATGACACCTCCCCCGCGTCAATCAAGATGGTCGGATTttttgatgatgaagaaattgGCAGTTTACTCCGCCAGGGAGCCCGCTCCAACCTCATTTCAAGCGTCATCGAACGCATCACCCAATCTTTTGCAAGCTCATATGGCCCTGACCTACTTGCGCAAACCGTTGCAAACAGTTTTCTTATCTCCTCAGATGTCACCCACGCCGTTAACCCCAACTTCTTGAACGTTTATCTCGAGAACCACTCGCCCCGCCTCAACGTTGGTGTCTCTGTGTCTGCTGATTCGAATGGCCACATGACTACTGACAGCGTTAGCTACGGGTTCGTCAAGCGCGTCGCTGAGCGAACTGGCTCCGAATTACAGGTCTTCCAGATCCGGAATGACTCGCGGAGTGGTGGAACGATTGGTCCAATGACCAGTGCACAGATCGGTATTCGAGCAATTGATGTCGGGATTCCGCAATTGAGTATGCATAGTATTCGTGCAACGACGGGTAGTCTCGATCCTGGGCTGGGCGTTAAGCTGTTCAAGGGATTCTTCGATCATTTTGAGGAGGTGGATAAGGAGTTTGCTGATTTTTAA
- the NOP10 gene encoding H/ACA ribonucleoprotein complex subunit NOP10 (COG:A;~EggNog:ENOG410PRU4;~InterPro:IPR007264,IPR036756;~PFAM:PF04135;~go_function: GO:0030515 - snoRNA binding [Evidence IEA];~go_process: GO:0001522 - pseudouridine synthesis [Evidence IEA];~go_process: GO:0042254 - ribosome biogenesis [Evidence IEA]) — translation MHLMYTLDQDGKRVYTLKKVAPSGEVTKSAHPARFSPDDKYSRHRVTLKKRYSLLLTQQADKEAAQL, via the exons ATGCATCTTATG TACACTCTGGACCAGGATGGAAAGCGTGTCTACACGCTGAAGAAGGTCGCTCCCTCCGGTGAAGTCACAAAGAGCGCTCATCCCGCTCGTTTCTCTCCCGATGACAAGTACTCTCG ACACCGTGTCACGCTCAAGAAGAGATATAGTCTTCTGCTCACCCAGCAGGCCG ACAAGGAGGCTGCGCAACTATAG